A region from the Riemerella anatipestifer genome encodes:
- a CDS encoding metallophosphoesterase, protein MKQPLITRIFKILKIVTITIISSIIIFLLVFGINIEYQDGTHSTWSGLRVLFEDRDFELCYKKKHIVKLNGFDGPYIIGSTMYYVDSLNILRTTRYKKNDSILVRVNNKDLDKFYFLKKAIIQKTADSYAMPQKLIAISDIEGNFDAFSSFLINNKVVDTNYNWIFGNGHLVLTGDFVDRGTDVTAVLWLIYKLEEQSEKQGGKVHYILGNHEIINFQGRFKYNNEKYIKVASLISKTEDWKKATQYIFSEKTELGKWLRSKNGIEKIGNYIFVHAGLSPNILKYNLSISDINSLSQQNWSKDLYNEPGSNEKANFLIGREGIFWYRGLAIDYKHYNKISETELNKVLNFYQAKKIVFGHTISDNIKKEYNGKLINIDVAHGQEKNSDKTKGLLIENGNEYIIDGNGRKTKL, encoded by the coding sequence ATGAAACAACCGTTAATAACACGAATATTTAAAATATTAAAGATTGTAACCATTACAATAATTTCTTCTATTATTATTTTTTTATTAGTTTTCGGGATTAATATAGAATATCAAGATGGGACACATTCCACTTGGTCAGGCTTGAGAGTTTTATTTGAAGATAGAGACTTTGAACTTTGTTACAAAAAGAAACATATTGTAAAACTAAATGGTTTTGACGGTCCTTATATTATTGGCTCAACAATGTATTATGTAGATTCTTTAAATATTTTAAGAACAACGAGATATAAAAAAAATGACTCTATTTTAGTTAGGGTAAATAATAAAGATTTAGATAAATTTTACTTCTTAAAAAAAGCAATAATTCAAAAAACTGCTGATTCTTATGCAATGCCACAAAAGTTAATTGCAATTTCAGATATTGAAGGAAATTTTGATGCTTTTTCAAGTTTTCTCATAAACAATAAAGTAGTAGATACTAATTATAACTGGATTTTTGGTAATGGACATTTAGTCCTTACGGGGGATTTTGTAGACAGAGGTACAGATGTAACCGCAGTACTTTGGCTAATTTATAAATTGGAAGAACAGTCTGAAAAACAAGGTGGAAAAGTACATTATATATTAGGTAACCACGAGATAATAAATTTTCAAGGACGATTTAAATATAATAACGAAAAATATATTAAGGTTGCTAGTTTAATTAGTAAAACAGAGGATTGGAAAAAAGCAACTCAATATATATTTTCTGAAAAAACAGAATTAGGAAAATGGTTGCGTTCAAAAAATGGAATAGAAAAAATAGGAAATTACATTTTTGTTCATGCGGGATTGAGTCCAAATATTTTAAAGTATAATTTATCAATTTCAGATATTAACAGTCTTTCTCAACAAAACTGGTCAAAAGATTTATACAACGAACCAGGAAGTAATGAAAAAGCCAATTTTTTAATTGGTAGAGAAGGCATATTTTGGTATAGAGGCTTAGCAATTGATTATAAACACTACAACAAAATATCTGAAACCGAATTAAACAAAGTCTTGAATTTTTATCAAGCAAAAAAAATAGTATTTGGTCATACAATTAGCGACAATATCAAAAAAGAATATAATGGAAAATTAATAAATATTGATGTTGCTCACGGACAAGAAAAGAACTCTGACAAAACCAAAGGTTTGTTAATTGAAAACGGTAATGAATATATAATTGATGGAAATGGAAGAAAAACAAAACTATAA
- the tet(X) gene encoding tetracycline-inactivating monooxygenase Tet(X), with protein sequence MTMRIDTDKQMNLLSDKNVAIIGGGPVGLTMAKLLQQNRVDVTVYERDKDRDARIFGGTLDLHRDSGQEAMKRAGLLQTYYDLALPMGVNIADEKGNILTTKNVKPENRFDNPEINRNDLRTILLNSLQNDTVIWDRKLVTLEPDKEKWTLTFEDKPSETADLVIIANGGMSKVRKFVTDTEVEETGTFNIQADIHQPEVNCPGFFQLCNGNRLMAAHQGNLLFANPNNNGALHFGISFKTPDEWKSKTLVDFQDRNSVVDFLLKKFSDWDERYKELIRVTSSFVGLATRIFPLGKSWKSKRPLPITMIGDAAHLMPPFAGQGVNSGLMDALILSDNLTNGKFNSIEEAIENYEQQMFIYGKEAQEESTQNEIEMFKPDFTFQQLLNV encoded by the coding sequence ATGACAATGCGAATAGATACAGACAAACAAATGAATTTACTTAGTGATAAGAACGTTGCAATAATTGGTGGTGGACCCGTTGGACTGACTATGGCAAAATTATTACAGCAAAACCGCGTGGACGTTACAGTTTACGAGAGAGACAAAGACCGAGATGCAAGGATTTTTGGTGGGACACTTGACCTGCACAGGGATTCGGGACAGGAAGCAATGAAAAGAGCGGGATTGTTACAAACTTATTATGACTTAGCTTTACCAATGGGTGTAAATATTGCTGATGAAAAGGGTAATATTTTAACCACAAAAAATGTAAAGCCCGAAAATCGGTTTGACAATCCTGAAATAAACAGAAATGACTTAAGAACTATCTTATTAAATAGCCTACAAAATGACACCGTCATTTGGGATAGAAAACTTGTTACGCTTGAACCTGATAAGGAGAAGTGGACACTAACTTTTGAAGATAAACCGAGTGAAACAGCAGATCTGGTTATTATTGCCAATGGTGGAATGTCTAAAGTAAGAAAATTTGTTACCGACACGGAAGTTGAAGAAACAGGTACTTTCAATATACAAGCCGATATTCATCAACCAGAGGTGAACTGCCCTGGATTTTTTCAGCTATGCAATGGAAACCGGCTAATGGCTGCTCATCAAGGTAATTTATTATTTGCGAATCCTAATAATAATGGTGCATTGCATTTTGGAATAAGTTTTAAAACACCTGATGAATGGAAAAGCAAGACTCTGGTAGATTTTCAAGACAGAAATAGTGTCGTTGATTTTCTCCTGAAAAAATTTTCCGATTGGGATGAACGCTACAAAGAACTGATTCGTGTGACATCATCTTTTGTAGGGTTAGCGACACGAATATTTCCCTTAGGTAAGTCTTGGAAAAGTAAGCGTCCATTACCCATAACGATGATTGGAGATGCTGCTCATTTGATGCCTCCTTTTGCAGGACAAGGCGTAAACAGCGGGTTGATGGATGCCTTGATATTGTCGGATAATCTGACCAATGGGAAATTTAACAGCATTGAAGAGGCTATTGAAAATTATGAACAGCAAATGTTTATCTATGGCAAAGAAGCACAAGAAGAATCAACTCAAAACGAAATTGAAATGTTTAAACCCGACTTTACGTTTCAGCAATTGTTAAATGTATAA
- a CDS encoding dihydrofolate reductase — MLKLYKEINGVLHYWETWDEDDKTGLVHWGTVGENGEQKKVKSTLLKNFHKIIQQEINEKINEGYEQIDEDDLKFLIIEYKLNSDFGNEEDLEKRHRLEAKMNEDLGWNLSLGNWLFSHGRRGQGNTGSRCSNSKSPHGVHFTYNLQSTSMKVALIVAVDQQFGIGKNNDLMWHLPADMKFFKETTTGHIVVTGRKNYDSIPERFRPLPNRENAVLTRNTEYHAPGAVVFSSLESCLDHYKNEVERTVFIIGGGQIYREALALDCVQEMFITHVQGEFGADTFFPKFEAVAWNVETVATQVVDEKNAYAFEVKRYWR; from the coding sequence ATGCTAAAACTTTACAAAGAAATTAATGGAGTTCTTCATTATTGGGAAACTTGGGATGAAGATGACAAAACAGGTCTTGTTCATTGGGGAACTGTTGGAGAAAATGGAGAGCAAAAAAAAGTAAAATCCACACTTTTAAAAAATTTTCATAAAATAATTCAACAGGAAATTAATGAGAAGATTAATGAAGGTTATGAGCAAATAGACGAAGATGATTTAAAATTTCTAATAATTGAATATAAACTAAATTCTGACTTTGGAAATGAAGAAGACTTGGAAAAACGGCACAGACTTGAAGCCAAAATGAATGAAGATTTGGGATGGAACCTATCATTGGGTAATTGGTTATTTTCTCACGGAAGAAGAGGCCAGGGGAACACAGGTTCACGATGCAGTAATTCCAAATCCCCGCATGGTGTTCATTTCACCTACAATTTACAAAGTACTTCCATGAAAGTAGCATTGATTGTTGCTGTTGATCAGCAATTCGGTATTGGAAAGAACAATGATTTGATGTGGCATTTGCCTGCAGATATGAAATTTTTCAAAGAAACAACCACGGGACATATTGTGGTTACAGGTAGAAAAAACTACGATTCCATTCCGGAACGTTTTCGGCCGTTGCCCAACCGCGAGAATGCGGTCTTAACACGCAATACCGAATATCATGCTCCTGGAGCAGTTGTTTTTTCTTCCTTGGAATCCTGTTTGGATCATTATAAAAATGAAGTGGAACGAACCGTTTTCATAATTGGAGGCGGACAAATTTACCGAGAAGCTTTAGCGCTTGATTGTGTTCAAGAGATGTTTATTACCCATGTGCAGGGCGAATTTGGTGCAGATACCTTCTTCCCGAAATTCGAAGCTGTCGCTTGGAATGTTGAAACGGTAGCAACCCAAGTAGTGGATGAGAAAAATGCCTATGCGTTTGAAGTGAAAAGGTATTGGAGGTAA
- a CDS encoding AadS family aminoglycoside 6-adenylyltransferase produces MKVREEKLRTIIEWSEKNEDVRVLLLTSSLVNPLALVDEFSDLDIEFVFEDNTNYISDKSWTLKFGNPIAMIEEDESCFNHKHAMKMLLYEDGVKVDFKLYSKSKFIKETQEKELPEDWDIGYKILIDKDGITKQMLKPTYQISIIKKPSEKEFQNLINDFWWDTTYVAKCLVRDEIFYAKFMSETVIRTEYLIPLIEWHIASEHNWNITTNKYGRLFKKYLNQEMWAKTEQTFSGSNIKENWTALFSMTDLVSEIGTELSKKLEYKYPDKLENDIRKYLAGLKPKT; encoded by the coding sequence ATGAAAGTCAGAGAAGAAAAGTTAAGAACAATTATAGAATGGTCGGAGAAAAACGAAGATGTAAGAGTTCTTCTTCTGACAAGTTCACTTGTAAATCCTTTAGCACTTGTTGACGAATTTAGTGATTTAGACATTGAATTTGTTTTTGAGGATAATACAAATTACATTTCAGACAAAAGCTGGACGCTTAAATTCGGAAATCCAATTGCTATGATTGAAGAAGACGAAAGTTGTTTTAACCATAAACACGCAATGAAAATGCTACTTTATGAAGACGGTGTGAAAGTAGATTTTAAACTTTACAGCAAATCAAAATTTATAAAGGAAACGCAAGAGAAAGAATTACCAGAAGATTGGGATATTGGTTATAAAATTTTAATTGATAAAGATGGTATTACAAAGCAAATGCTGAAACCAACTTATCAAATTTCCATTATCAAAAAACCGTCTGAAAAAGAGTTTCAAAATCTAATAAACGATTTTTGGTGGGACACAACTTACGTGGCAAAGTGTCTTGTGAGAGATGAAATATTCTATGCGAAATTTATGTCGGAAACCGTTATTCGCACAGAATATTTAATTCCTTTAATTGAATGGCACATTGCAAGTGAACACAATTGGAACATAACGACCAATAAATATGGACGACTTTTCAAAAAGTATCTTAACCAGGAAATGTGGGCTAAAACAGAACAAACATTTTCAGGGAGCAATATAAAGGAAAATTGGACTGCTCTATTTTCAATGACTGATTTAGTTTCAGAAATAGGAACTGAATTGTCAAAAAAATTAGAGTACAAATACCCGGATAAATTAGAAAATGACATACGAAAATATTTAGCTGGACTAAAACCCAAAACATAA
- the estT gene encoding macrolide hydrolase EstT, translating to MKKKLLWILILGLIIISCKQRKTEMKEKIIKTNGIELCTESFGNKKNPAILLVAGATVSMLYWDTEFCQQLSEKGFFVIRYDNRDVGKSTNYEPGSTPYDIVDLTNDAISILDGYKIDKAHFVGISLGGLISQIASIKFADRVNSLTLMSSGPWGDSDPTIPEMDTSILDFHSKAGTVNWTNEDSVVNYLIQGAELMSGKKQFDKQRSEKLIRAEFNRANNYISMFNHAALQGGEEYWNRLNEIKQPTLIIHGTDDKIWHYKNAGFLLEKIKGSNLITLEGTGHELHVDDWKSIIDGIEKHIND from the coding sequence ATGAAAAAAAAACTACTTTGGATATTAATTTTAGGACTGATAATAATCAGTTGCAAACAAAGGAAAACAGAAATGAAAGAGAAAATAATTAAAACAAACGGCATTGAACTCTGTACGGAAAGTTTTGGAAATAAGAAAAATCCAGCAATCCTTTTGGTAGCAGGTGCAACCGTATCAATGCTGTATTGGGACACTGAATTTTGCCAACAATTATCTGAAAAAGGATTTTTTGTTATTCGTTACGACAACAGAGATGTAGGAAAATCCACTAATTATGAACCAGGTTCTACTCCATACGATATTGTTGACTTAACTAATGACGCTATTTCAATATTGGATGGCTACAAGATTGACAAAGCACATTTTGTGGGGATTTCTTTGGGCGGACTAATTTCTCAAATAGCATCAATAAAGTTTGCCGACAGAGTTAACTCCTTAACTCTTATGTCATCAGGCCCTTGGGGAGACTCAGACCCAACTATACCTGAAATGGACACGAGTATTTTAGATTTCCATAGTAAAGCAGGTACAGTCAATTGGACAAATGAAGACAGTGTGGTAAACTATTTAATTCAGGGTGCAGAATTAATGAGTGGCAAGAAACAATTTGACAAACAAAGAAGTGAAAAACTGATAAGAGCTGAGTTCAATAGAGCCAACAATTATATAAGTATGTTCAATCACGCTGCATTGCAAGGTGGTGAAGAATATTGGAACAGATTAAACGAAATCAAACAACCCACCTTAATTATCCACGGAACAGACGACAAAATTTGGCATTATAAGAATGCAGGTTTTTTACTAGAAAAAATAAAAGGTTCAAATCTAATCACCCTTGAAGGTACAGGACACGAATTACACGTTGATGATTGGAAATCAATTATTGATGGAATAGAAAAACACATAAATGACTGA
- a CDS encoding lipopolysaccharide biosynthesis protein, translating into MNVIARQGIKYSIIGYLGFIIGTLSSIFLFPNDYEFYGKLRYILPMAETFLPIIVFGISFSNVKFFFSAEKQGLNPSMLSLSLLAVVFNFIVFSGAFFLACFLFPSLKETQFWNMKYLILPLLFLLSISSVLNKYISNYKRIAIPNIFENLFPKIANIGAFSLFFFLGIPEYGALAFFLGIFVLSLAGYFWYNKKLTGFKWDFSTQFFRANNTWKKFLEYSFYGFLGNIGNYIAIKIDNVMISEFLNFTLNGVYSNIYSILQLIAVPAMGLYTIYAPLINQCFEENDMAKLQTSHQKTSLNLFCIGIILYTCLLAGFPFLGQMIKNGNELLDHQYLLWILGPAILFDLATGFNGHIISMSKYFKFNIVVMLFLAFATIGLNLVFLRYTNLGIMGIALATAISLTTFNIIKIIFNRIYFGVFPLSLKMLYMSLLCGGTILLTYNLPASTWAIIDFIYRPALALSIILLGNYIFKIYPTQQLIAPLLKKLKR; encoded by the coding sequence ATGAATGTTATTGCAAGACAAGGAATAAAGTACTCTATCATAGGTTATTTAGGCTTTATAATAGGCACTCTATCCTCTATATTTCTATTTCCAAATGATTATGAATTTTATGGAAAACTAAGGTATATTCTTCCTATGGCAGAGACATTTTTACCTATTATTGTCTTTGGAATTTCTTTTTCTAATGTAAAATTCTTTTTTTCCGCAGAAAAACAAGGGCTCAACCCAAGTATGCTCTCTCTCTCTCTGCTAGCTGTAGTTTTTAATTTCATAGTATTTTCTGGAGCGTTCTTTCTTGCTTGTTTCCTATTTCCTAGTCTTAAAGAAACTCAGTTTTGGAATATGAAATACCTCATATTACCATTACTTTTTCTACTTTCCATTTCCTCAGTCCTCAACAAATACATTTCAAATTACAAAAGAATAGCAATACCTAACATTTTTGAAAACTTATTCCCTAAAATCGCTAATATAGGAGCATTTTCGTTGTTTTTCTTTCTAGGAATTCCAGAATACGGTGCTTTGGCTTTTTTTCTAGGAATATTTGTATTGTCTTTGGCAGGATATTTTTGGTATAATAAAAAATTAACTGGGTTTAAATGGGATTTTTCTACACAATTTTTTAGAGCTAATAACACTTGGAAAAAATTTTTAGAGTACAGTTTTTATGGATTTTTAGGAAACATAGGCAACTATATCGCTATCAAAATAGATAATGTAATGATAAGCGAATTTCTCAACTTTACCCTCAATGGTGTTTACTCCAACATTTACTCTATCTTACAACTTATTGCCGTACCTGCTATGGGACTTTACACCATCTACGCTCCACTGATAAACCAGTGTTTTGAAGAAAACGACATGGCTAAACTCCAAACCTCTCATCAAAAAACTTCTCTTAACCTTTTCTGTATAGGGATTATTCTTTACACCTGTCTTTTGGCTGGATTTCCATTTTTAGGACAGATGATTAAAAACGGAAACGAACTATTAGACCACCAATATCTACTATGGATACTAGGACCTGCCATTCTTTTTGATTTAGCCACAGGTTTCAATGGGCATATTATTTCAATGTCCAAATACTTCAAATTCAACATAGTAGTTATGCTGTTTTTAGCATTTGCTACAATAGGGCTTAATCTCGTATTTTTACGCTATACCAATTTAGGAATTATGGGAATAGCCTTAGCAACCGCTATTTCTCTCACCACTTTTAACATTATTAAAATTATATTCAACCGAATATATTTTGGGGTATTTCCACTTTCTTTAAAGATGCTATATATGTCTTTATTATGTGGTGGAACAATACTACTGACATACAATCTACCTGCTTCAACTTGGGCAATAATAGACTTTATTTATCGTCCTGCACTTGCACTTAGTATTATTCTTTTAGGCAATTATATCTTCAAAATTTACCCAACCCAACAACTCATTGCCCCTCTATTAAAAAAATTGAAACGATAA
- a CDS encoding NADPH-dependent FMN reductase: protein MKYISIAGSNSSTSINQKLIGYLSQKLGFGEVFLTQYEIPIYSIDEEQKGFPKDLEVLYNVIFDAEVVMISVAEHNGNLTAFFKNIIDWLSRYKRNFLENKKVVLLSASPGKMGAKSALEITKNMLPRFGGKIIYAKSIANFNGNFSGEEFRELVQDIRSLL, encoded by the coding sequence ATGAAATATATAAGTATAGCAGGAAGTAATAGTAGTACTTCTATTAACCAAAAATTGATTGGGTATCTTTCGCAAAAATTAGGCTTTGGAGAAGTGTTTCTTACACAATACGAAATCCCCATATATAGCATAGACGAGGAACAAAAGGGTTTTCCAAAAGATTTGGAGGTTTTGTATAATGTAATATTTGATGCAGAGGTAGTTATGATTTCTGTGGCAGAGCATAATGGTAATCTAACGGCGTTTTTTAAAAATATTATAGACTGGCTATCTCGTTATAAAAGAAATTTTTTAGAAAATAAAAAAGTGGTGCTCCTAAGTGCTTCTCCTGGGAAAATGGGAGCGAAGTCTGCTTTGGAAATAACTAAGAATATGTTGCCTCGTTTTGGAGGAAAAATAATCTATGCTAAAAGTATTGCTAATTTTAATGGTAATTTTTCAGGAGAGGAATTTAGAGAATTGGTACAAGATATTAGAAGTCTTTTGTAA